A portion of the Nerophis lumbriciformis linkage group LG37, RoL_Nlum_v2.1, whole genome shotgun sequence genome contains these proteins:
- the gdf6b gene encoding growth/differentiation factor 6-B, with amino-acid sequence MLSIYKTFSTAEKLGLNASFFRSSRAANTIASFVDNGEDELPPAPLRRQRYIFDVSTLSQRAEVLGAELRMYTKGSGNCGPSEPVELQLVSCQDRRPLRSKTLDFQGCRRPRWEVLDVWEIFKEWQPQSPEGVFCVELTALLDTSEKELDLRLLGLHRHARPRQKKAILVVFTRSKTLFSERLRAKGSKPGRSRRTASRSRHKKRPGGKSKSRCSKKPLHVNFRQLGWDDWIIAPLDFQAHHCQGVCDFPLRSHLEPTNHAIIQTLMNSKDPGHTPPSCCAPARLSPISILYIDAGNNVVYKQYEDMVVEACGCR; translated from the exons ATGCTGTCCATCTACAAGACCTTCTCCACGGCAGAGAAGCTGGGACTCAACGCCAGCTTCTTCCGCTCCTCCAGGGCCGCCAACACCATCGCCAGTTTTGTGGACAACGGAGAAG ACGAGCTCCCGCCGGCTCCTCTGAGAAGACAACGGTACATCTTCGACGTCTCCACCCTCTCCCAGAGAGCGGAGGTCCTGGGAGCCGAGCTGCGGATGTACACCAAAGGGTCCGGGAACTGTGGACCGTCAGAACCGGTGGAGCTGCAGCTCGTCTCCTGCCAGGATCGCCGACCCCTCCGCTCCAAGACCTTGGACTTCCAGGGGTGTCGGCGGCCCAGGTGGGAGGTTCTGGACGTGTGGGAGATCTTCAAGGAGTGGCAGCCGCAGAGTCCAGAGGGAGTTTTCTGTGTGGAGCTCACAGCTTTGCTGGACACCTCTGAGAAGGAGCTGGACCTGCGTCTCCTCGGTCTGCACAGGCACGCCAGACCCCGGCAGAAGAAGGCCATCCTGGTGGTCTTCACCAGGTCCAAGACGCTCTTCAGCGAAAGGCTAAGAGCCAAAGGGAGCAAACCCGGCCGCAGCAGGCGGACGGCGTCCAGGAGCCGCCACAAGAAGAGGCCCGGCGGGAAGTCCAAGTCCAGGTGCAGCAAGAAGCCGCTACACGTCAACTTCCGCCAGCTGGGCTGGGACGACTGGATCATCGCCCCGCTGGACTTCCAGGCGCACCACTGCCAGGGCGTGTGCGACTTCCCGCTGCGCTCCCACCTGGAGCCCACCAACCACGCCATCATCCAGACCCTGATGAACTCCAAGGACCCCGGGCACACGCCGCCCAGCTGCTGCGCGCCCGCCAGGCTCAGCCCCATCAGCATCCTGTACATCGACGCCGGCAACAACGTGGTCTACAAGCAGTACGAGGACATGGTGGTGGAGGCGTGCGGGTGCAGGTAG